A single genomic interval of Primulina huaijiensis isolate GDHJ02 chromosome 7, ASM1229523v2, whole genome shotgun sequence harbors:
- the LOC140980220 gene encoding uncharacterized protein isoform X2 → MVMEVVHEDMGDGTMQCMNHPNKNSTPGGICAFCLQEKLGNLLSSSFSVAVGPSSSLSPSPSFRSDIGGSRIMTAASLQLRSIAASSSTDNQSLNNDCSYHGYYTRRSRLPFVLTHRKKKKDGVIGNADSASIVFERSKSTTTPRRGMHVLNYPEDYSPHRSGFWSFLYLSKNSTTKKSDTNSKDSNFTPATPSTVGSSSAIKSMEKKSENFVVIDENESPSYDRKVSRSRSVGCGSRSFSGDLFERISTGFGDCTLRRVESHREGKPKLPPLHRNGGSNTKNGQDCIKERVKCGGIFSGFMLTSSSSYLVSSSTEEENNANGKTAYATHSSMEHISHGKSKSWVWAFASPMRAFVKPSNGKRGDASTKNATPNLDAIPSLLSKTGLRMETKEG, encoded by the exons ATGGTGATGGAAGTTGTGCATGAAGATATGGGGGACGGTACCATGCAATGTATGAATCATCCTAACAAAAACAGCACACCGGGTGGGATCTGTGCTTTTTGCCTTCAAGAAAAGCTTGGAAATCTCCTCTCTTCCTCGTTTTCTGTAGCTGTTGGCCCCTCTTCTTCTTTATCACCATCTCCTTCATTTAGATCTGATATCGGGGGTAGCAGAATCATGACAGCCGCCAGCCTCCAGCTCCGCTCCATTGCTGCTTCTTCATCTACCGACAATCAGAGTCTGAACAATGACTGTAGCTACCATGGCTATTACACAAGGAGATCAAGACTCCCTTTTGTTTTGACTCACAGgaaaaagaagaaggatggagtGATAGGGAATGCAGATTCTGCCAGCATTGTTTTCGAGAGAAGCAAGTCTACCACGACTCCAAGAAGAGGTATGCATGTCTTGAACTATCCCGAGGATTACAGCCCTCATAGAAGTGGATTTTGGTCATTTCTGTACTTGTCTAAGAATTCTACCACCAAGAAAAGTGATACCAACTCTAAAGATTCAAACTTCACACCCGCAACACCTAGTACTGTTGGATCCTCATCTGCTATCAAATCAATGGAGAAAAAGAGCGAAAATTTTGTGGTGATTGATGAAAACGAGAGCCCTTCATATGATAGAAAGGTGTCAAGATCCAGATCTGTTGGTTGTGGGAGTAGGAGCTTTTCAGGGGACTTGTTTGAGAGGATTTCAACTGGCTTTGGTGATTGTACTCTCCGTAGAGTAGAGTCTCATAGAGAAGGCAAGCCTAAGCTGCCACCACTGCATAGAAATGGTGGCAGCAATACCAAGAATGGCCAGGATTGCATCAAAGAAAGAGTCAAATGTGGTGGGATTTTCAGTGGTTTTATGTTAACTTCATCTTCTTCATACTTGGTTTCATCTTCCACTGAGGAGGAGAATAATGCAAATGGGAAAACAGCATACGCAACTCATTCATCAATGGAGCATATTTCCCATGGAAAGAGTAAAAGCTGGGTATGGGCTTTTGCAAGCCCAATGAGAGCTTTTGTTAAACCTTCTAATGGAAAAAGGGGTGATGCTTCAACCAAGAATGCCACTCCTAATCTGGATGCAATTCCTTCATTGCTATCT AAAACAGGATTGAGGATGGAGACTAAAGAGGGATAA
- the LOC140980220 gene encoding uncharacterized protein isoform X1, producing MVMEVVHEDMGDGTMQCMNHPNKNSTPGGICAFCLQEKLGNLLSSSFSVAVGPSSSLSPSPSFRSDIGGSRIMTAASLQLRSIAASSSTDNQSLNNDCSYHGYYTRRSRLPFVLTHRKKKKDGVIGNADSASIVFERSKSTTTPRRGMHVLNYPEDYSPHRSGFWSFLYLSKNSTTKKSDTNSKDSNFTPATPSTVGSSSAIKSMEKKSENFVVIDENESPSYDRKVSRSRSVGCGSRSFSGDLFERISTGFGDCTLRRVESHREGKPKLPPLHRNGGSNTKNGQDCIKERVKCGGIFSGFMLTSSSSYLVSSSTEEENNANGKTAYATHSSMEHISHGKSKSWVWAFASPMRAFVKPSNGKRGDASTKNATPNLDAIPSLLSWCIAENRIEDGD from the exons ATGGTGATGGAAGTTGTGCATGAAGATATGGGGGACGGTACCATGCAATGTATGAATCATCCTAACAAAAACAGCACACCGGGTGGGATCTGTGCTTTTTGCCTTCAAGAAAAGCTTGGAAATCTCCTCTCTTCCTCGTTTTCTGTAGCTGTTGGCCCCTCTTCTTCTTTATCACCATCTCCTTCATTTAGATCTGATATCGGGGGTAGCAGAATCATGACAGCCGCCAGCCTCCAGCTCCGCTCCATTGCTGCTTCTTCATCTACCGACAATCAGAGTCTGAACAATGACTGTAGCTACCATGGCTATTACACAAGGAGATCAAGACTCCCTTTTGTTTTGACTCACAGgaaaaagaagaaggatggagtGATAGGGAATGCAGATTCTGCCAGCATTGTTTTCGAGAGAAGCAAGTCTACCACGACTCCAAGAAGAGGTATGCATGTCTTGAACTATCCCGAGGATTACAGCCCTCATAGAAGTGGATTTTGGTCATTTCTGTACTTGTCTAAGAATTCTACCACCAAGAAAAGTGATACCAACTCTAAAGATTCAAACTTCACACCCGCAACACCTAGTACTGTTGGATCCTCATCTGCTATCAAATCAATGGAGAAAAAGAGCGAAAATTTTGTGGTGATTGATGAAAACGAGAGCCCTTCATATGATAGAAAGGTGTCAAGATCCAGATCTGTTGGTTGTGGGAGTAGGAGCTTTTCAGGGGACTTGTTTGAGAGGATTTCAACTGGCTTTGGTGATTGTACTCTCCGTAGAGTAGAGTCTCATAGAGAAGGCAAGCCTAAGCTGCCACCACTGCATAGAAATGGTGGCAGCAATACCAAGAATGGCCAGGATTGCATCAAAGAAAGAGTCAAATGTGGTGGGATTTTCAGTGGTTTTATGTTAACTTCATCTTCTTCATACTTGGTTTCATCTTCCACTGAGGAGGAGAATAATGCAAATGGGAAAACAGCATACGCAACTCATTCATCAATGGAGCATATTTCCCATGGAAAGAGTAAAAGCTGGGTATGGGCTTTTGCAAGCCCAATGAGAGCTTTTGTTAAACCTTCTAATGGAAAAAGGGGTGATGCTTCAACCAAGAATGCCACTCCTAATCTGGATGCAATTCCTTCATTGCTATCT TGGTGTATTGCAGAAAACAGGATTGAGGATGGAGACTAA
- the LOC140981507 gene encoding eukaryotic translation initiation factor 2 subunit alpha homolog isoform X1, giving the protein MAPNLDCRMYEQKFPEIDTPVMVQVKSINPDTCAYVLLLEYNIEGMLSFTELSRRRIRSVLSLIRVGRVEPLMVLHVDREKGFVNLTKRRVSEDDARTCEEKFNKSKHVHSIMRHVAETMDIDLEELYTHVGWPLYKKYGHAFDAFKLIVSDPDSVLDPLTRRVEEINADGQKVTKVVPAISDEVKKVLVQNIKRRMTPHVLKIRADIEMRCFELDGILHIKNAMRKAEAAGNKDCPVKISLVGSPLYVLNTQTFDKEQGIETLNKAIAACTEEMDHHKGRLVVKTAPRPMSEREDKLFAEQIARLNLADDDVSSGDDTDDDGGMKFNERDYSRMEDCY; this is encoded by the exons ATGGCTCCTAATCTCGATTGCAGAATGTACGAACAAAAGTTTCCAGAAATCGACACCCCAGTAATGGTACAAGTGAAGAGCATAAACCCCGATACCTGCGCCTACGTATTGTTGCTAGAGTACAATATCGAAGGGATGCTTAGCTTCACAGAGCTTTCTCGCCGCCGCATACGTAGCGTTCTGAGTTTGATTCGTGTCGGGCGAGTCGAGCCGCTTATGGTTTTGCATGTCGACCGGGAAAAGGGTTTTGTGAATTTGACTAAAAGAAGAGTTTCTGAGGATGATGCGAGAACGTGCGAAGAAAAGTTTAATAAGAGTAAGCATGTTCATTCCATCATGCGGCATGTTGCTGAGACCATGGATATTGATCTTGAG GAGCTTTATACTCACGTTGGATGGCCTTTATACAAAAAATACGGCCATGCTTTCGAT GCTTTCAAACTAATTGTTTCTGATCCTGATTCTGTTCTCGATCCTCTCACTCGTAGAGTTGAGGAAATCAATGCTGATGGTCAAAAG GTGACTAAGGTGGTTCCTGCTATCTCAGATGAAGTAAAAAAAGTGTtagttcaaaatattaaaagaagaATGACTCCACACGTGTTGAAAATTCGAGCTGATATTGAGATGAGATGCTTTGAGCTCGATGGTATTCTCCACATTAAG AATGCAATGCGAAAAGCTGAAGCTGCTGGTAATAAAGATTGCCCTGTAAAGATTTCATTAGTTGGTTCTCCGTTGTATGTGTTGAACACTCAGACATTCGATAAG GAACAAGGCATAGAAACTCTGAATAAAGCAATCGCAGCTTGCACAGAAGAAATGGATCATCACAAAGGGAGACTCGTAGTAAAAACAGCACCAAGACCA ATGAGTGAACGAGAAGATAAACTGTTTGCCGAACAAATAGCTCGACTAAACCTCGCAGATGATGATGTGAGCAGCGGTGATGATACTGATGATGATGGAGGAATGAAATTCAATGAAAGAGATTATTCAAGAATGGAAGATTGCTACTAG
- the LOC140981507 gene encoding eukaryotic translation initiation factor 2 subunit alpha homolog isoform X2 — protein MAPNLDCRMYEQKFPEIDTPVMVQVKSINPDTCAYVLLLEYNIEGMLSFTELSRRRIRSVLSLIRVGRVEPLMVLHVDREKGFVNLTKRRVSEDDARTCEEKFNKSKHVHSIMRHVAETMDIDLEAFKLIVSDPDSVLDPLTRRVEEINADGQKVTKVVPAISDEVKKVLVQNIKRRMTPHVLKIRADIEMRCFELDGILHIKNAMRKAEAAGNKDCPVKISLVGSPLYVLNTQTFDKEQGIETLNKAIAACTEEMDHHKGRLVVKTAPRPMSEREDKLFAEQIARLNLADDDVSSGDDTDDDGGMKFNERDYSRMEDCY, from the exons ATGGCTCCTAATCTCGATTGCAGAATGTACGAACAAAAGTTTCCAGAAATCGACACCCCAGTAATGGTACAAGTGAAGAGCATAAACCCCGATACCTGCGCCTACGTATTGTTGCTAGAGTACAATATCGAAGGGATGCTTAGCTTCACAGAGCTTTCTCGCCGCCGCATACGTAGCGTTCTGAGTTTGATTCGTGTCGGGCGAGTCGAGCCGCTTATGGTTTTGCATGTCGACCGGGAAAAGGGTTTTGTGAATTTGACTAAAAGAAGAGTTTCTGAGGATGATGCGAGAACGTGCGAAGAAAAGTTTAATAAGAGTAAGCATGTTCATTCCATCATGCGGCATGTTGCTGAGACCATGGATATTGATCTTGAG GCTTTCAAACTAATTGTTTCTGATCCTGATTCTGTTCTCGATCCTCTCACTCGTAGAGTTGAGGAAATCAATGCTGATGGTCAAAAG GTGACTAAGGTGGTTCCTGCTATCTCAGATGAAGTAAAAAAAGTGTtagttcaaaatattaaaagaagaATGACTCCACACGTGTTGAAAATTCGAGCTGATATTGAGATGAGATGCTTTGAGCTCGATGGTATTCTCCACATTAAG AATGCAATGCGAAAAGCTGAAGCTGCTGGTAATAAAGATTGCCCTGTAAAGATTTCATTAGTTGGTTCTCCGTTGTATGTGTTGAACACTCAGACATTCGATAAG GAACAAGGCATAGAAACTCTGAATAAAGCAATCGCAGCTTGCACAGAAGAAATGGATCATCACAAAGGGAGACTCGTAGTAAAAACAGCACCAAGACCA ATGAGTGAACGAGAAGATAAACTGTTTGCCGAACAAATAGCTCGACTAAACCTCGCAGATGATGATGTGAGCAGCGGTGATGATACTGATGATGATGGAGGAATGAAATTCAATGAAAGAGATTATTCAAGAATGGAAGATTGCTACTAG
- the LOC140981194 gene encoding eukaryotic translation initiation factor 2 subunit gamma-like yields the protein MSKKGLMEQDLSKLDVTKLHPLSPEVISRQATINIGTIGHVAHGKSTVVKAISGVQTVRFKNELERNITIKLGYANAKIYKCEDDRCSRPMCYKAYGSGKEDSPMCDVPGFENSKMKLLRHVSFVDCPGHDILMATMLNGAAIMDGALLLIAANESCPQPQTSEHLAAVEIMRLQHIIILQNKVDLVQENVAINQHDAIQKFIQGTVADGAPVVPISAQLKYNIDVVSEYIVKKIPIPERNFISPPNMIVIRSFDVNKPGFEVDEIRGGVAGGSILKGVLKVNQFIEVRPGIVVKDENGNIKCTPIYSRIVSLYAEQNELQFAVPGGLIGVGTTMDPTLTRADRLVGQVLGEVGSLPEVYVELEVNFFLLRRLLGVRTKDTERQGKVSKLAKGEILMLNIGSMSTGARVVAVKNVFAKLQLTSPVCTSKGEKIALSRRIEKHWRLIGWGQIQAGITLDVPPCPL from the exons ATGTCGAAAAAGGGATTGATGGAGCAGGACTTAAGTAAGCTGGATGTGACGAAACTACATCCACTCTCGCCTGAGGTTATATCTCGTCAGGCGACAATAAACATAG GGACAATTGGTCATGTGGCTCATGGGAAGTCAACAGTTGTAAAAGCCATATCTGGTGTTCAG ACTGTTCGTTTTAAAAATGAATTGGAACGTAATATTACAATCAAACTTGGATATGCCAATGCAAAAATATACAAGTGTGAAGATGATCGTTGCTCTCGGCCCATGTGCTACAA GGCATACGGAAGTGGAAAGGAAGACAGTCCAATGTGCGATGTGCCTGGCTTTGAAAACAGCAAGATGAAATTGCTTAGACATGTCTCTTTTGTTGATTGCCCG GGTCATGATATTCTCATGGCTACAATGCTTAATGGCGCAGCAATTATGGATGGAGCTTTACTTCTCATAGCTGCCAATGAGAGTTGTCCTCAACCTCAGACGTCAGAACATTTAGCTGCTGTTGAAATTATGCGTCTTCAGCACATTATAATACTCCAAAATAAAGTTGATCTAGTTCAGGAAAATGTTGCCATCAACCAGCACGATGCAATTCAGAAATTCATTCAG GGAACTGTTGCAGATGGTGCACCAGTGGTACCAATTTCTGCACAACTGAAGTATAATATTGATGTTGTATCTGAATACATTGTGAAGAAAATCCCAATTCCAGAGAGGAACTTCATTTCACCACCAAATATGATTGTAATCCGGTCTTTCGACGTCAATAAGCCTGGTTTTGAAGTTGATGAAATCCGgggtggtgttgctggtggaagTATTCTGAAG GGCGTTTTGAAGGTAAATCAATTTATCGAGGTCCGTCCAGGTATTGTAGTCAAGGACGAAAATGGAAACATAAAGTGCACCCCTATATACTCCAGAATAGTCTCCTTATATGCTGAGCAAAATGAGTTACAATTTGCCGTTCCTGGAGGCCTTATCGGAGTTGGAACGACCATGGACCCTACACTTACTCGTGCAGATAGGTTGGTTGGCCAGGTTCTTGGAGAGGTCGGATCACTACCTGAAGTGTACGTTGAACTAGAG GTTAATTTCTTTTTGCTGCGTCGTCTACTGGGTGTTAGGACGAAGGATACAGAGAGGCAGGGTAAAGTCTCGAAACTGGCTAAGGGAGAGATCCTTATGTTAAACATAGGGTCTATGTCAACAGGGGCGCGTGTCGTTGCTGTCAAGAACGTTTTCGCAAAACTACAACTCACTTCCCCCGTGTGCACCAGCAAAGGAGAGAAAATTGCCTTAAGTCGTAGAATTGAGAAGCACTGGCGTCTTATTGGCTGGGGTCAGATTCAAGCTGGTATTACTCTTGACGTCCCACCCTGCCCCCTTTAA